The following DNA comes from Nitrogeniibacter aestuarii.
GCGGAATTTCATTTGGGGCTGTCAGGCGATCATGCCTGCACCCACCGTGTTGTTGGTGGATTCATCAATGATGATGAAGGCGCCGGTGGCCCGGTTGCGCTGGTACGGGTCGGCAAAGATCGGTTGCGCCAGCTTGAGGCTCACGCGGGCGATGTCATTCATTTCGAGCGTGGCTGCGTCGCCAGTGTCGAGCGTGTTCACGTCGAGGCGGTACTCGATCCGAGCAACTTTTGCCTTCACTTCGCGGGTGGTGTGGCGCAGCAGGTAGGTGCGTGCCGGGCTCAAGGCGGTTTCGGAGAGCCAGCATACGTCGGCGTCGATCTGCTTGAGTGCGGCGGGCGCCTCGGCGCTCTTGACGATCATGTCGCCGCGCGAGGTGTCGATTTCGTCTTCGAACAGCAGGGTGACTGACTGTTCGTGAATGGCCTTGTCGATGCGCTGGCCGCCGATCTCGATGGCCTTGACCCGGCTGCTTTGACCCGAGGGCAGGGTGGTGACGGCGTCGCCCACGGCGATCTCGCCGGATTCAACCCGGCCCATGAAGCCGCGGTAGTCGTGCAGCTCCGGGTTGGCCGAGTCGCGCGGACGGCACACGTATTGCACCGGGAAGCGGAAGTCCTCCGGCTTTTCGGTGTGGGCGGCCGGGGCGGATTCGAGGATCTGCATCATGGTCGGGCCTTCATACCAGCCCATGCGATCGCCACGTTCGACCACCATGTCGCCGTTGAGGGCCGACATGGGGATGAAGCGCACGTCCTTGATGCCCACCTTTTCAGCAAAGGCGAGGTAGTCGTTGCGGATCGACTCGAAGGTGGCCTGATCGTAGTCGACCAGATCCATCTTGTTGATGGCGACCACCAGATGCGGGATGCCGACCATCTTGGCCAGGGTGGAGTGGCGCCGGGTCTGGGTCAGCATGCCTTTACGCGCATCCACCAGGATGATGGCCAGGTTGGCGGTCGAGGCAGCGGTCACCATGTTGCGGGTGTACTGCTCGTGACCCGGGGCGTCGGCAATGATGTACTTGCGCGTGCCGGTGGTGAAGTAGCGGTAGGCCACATCGATGGTGATGCCCTGCTCGCGCTCGGCCTGCAGGCCGTCTGTGAGCAGGGACAGGTCCACCGCGGTCAGGCCCCGCTTGGCGGAGGTCTTCTCGATGGCGTTCATGGTGTCGGCCAGGATGGTCTTGCTGTCGAACAGCAGACGGCCGATGAGGGTGCTCTTGCCGTCATCGACGCTGCCGCAGGTCAGAAAGCGCAGCAGGCCGTTGTCGGTGTCGGGCAGGTGTTCCAGCGCGGACATGTTCATTCCTTCAATACTTCGTGTTCTGCACGGAGTGGCGGTCTGATCCCCTCCCCCTTCAAGGGGGAGGCCGGGAGGGGGATGGGTCTCGATGTTCGATGCCCCCATCCCCACCCCAACCCTCCCCTTGAAGGGGAGGGCCCTGGTCAGAAGTAGCCTTCCTTCTTGCGCTGCTCCATGGACGCTTCAGAGGTCTGGTCGTCCATGCGCGTGGCGCCGCGTTCGGTGATGGTGGTGGTGGCCGTCTCGGCGAGAATCTTCTCGATGGAGTCGGCGTCGGAGGCGACCGGGGCGGTACAGCTGATGTCGCCCACGGTGCGGAAGCGCACCATCACGTCCTCAACCGTGTCTTCGGGCGCGGCCGGCGTGAGGTCGGTGACCGGCATGAGCAGGTCGCCCTTGCGTACCACCGGGCGGGTGTGGGCGAAATAGATCGAGGGCAGCTCCAGTTGCTCGCGCTCGATGTACTGCCACACGTCCAGTTCGGTCCAGTTACTGATCGGGAATGCGCGGATGTTCTCGCCCTGATGGGTGCGGGCGTTGTAGAGGTTCCACAGTTCCGGGCGCTGGTTCTTCGGGTCCCACTGGCCGAACTCGTCGCGGAAACTCATGATCCGCTCTTTGGCGCGGGCCTTTTCCTCGTCACGACGGGCGCCGCCGATGCAGCAGTCGAAGCCGAATTCCTCGATGGCTTCGAGCAGGGTCACCGACTGGTGCTTGTTGCGCGATTCGTTCTCGTGCTTGAGCACGATGGTGCCGCGGGCCATGGAGTCTTCCAGCGAACGCACGATCAGGCGCTCGCCCAGTTCCTCGGCACGCTTGTCGCGGAAGGCGATCACCTCCGGGTAGTTGTGCCCGGTGTCGATGTGCATGAGCGGGAACGGGAAACGGCCCGGGCGGAAGGCTTTCTCGGCGATGCGCAGCATGCACACCGAATCCTTGCCGCCGGAAAAGAGCAGCACCGGGTTGGCGCACTGGCCGGCCACTTCACGCATGATGTGAATGGCCTCGGCCTCGAGCCAGTCCAGGTGGGACAGGGTCTGTTGGGTCAGGGTCGACATCTTCTTATCTACAACTTGAAAAAAATGAAATCAGTGGCGCAGGGCGCGCAGGGCCGCGGCCAGTCCTGCACGCAGCGCCGCCATCTGTCGGGCGATCTGCTGGGTCAGGCTGGGTGGCAGGGTTCTGCTGTTGGGCATGGGGGCTCTCCTCGATGTGAGCTCAGCTTTTCTTCACGTGCAGGCCGCATTCCTTGGAGGCGGGGTCTTCCCACCACCAGCGGCCGGCGCGGATGTCTTCGCCGACGGCAACCGCACGCGTACAGGGCGCGCAGCCGATGCTCGGGTAGAACTGCTCGTGCAGGGCGCTGTAGGGCACGTCCTTGCTGCGGATGTAGGCCCACACTTCGGCCTCGCTCCAGTCGGACAGCGGGTTGAGCTTTTCCAGGCCGTTGCCGGCGTCGAATTCGCGGGTCGGCAGACCGGTGCGGGTCGGCGACTGGGCCGCGCGCAGGCCGGTGATCCAGGCCTTCTTGCCGGACAGGGCACGCTTGAGCGGTTCGATCTTGCGGATGGCGCAGCAGCTCTTGCGCAGCTCGACCGAGTCGTAGAAGGCGTTGATGCCTTCATTGCGCACATAGGCTTCGACCGCCGCCGCATCCGGGAAAAACACCTTCAGTCGGGTGTCGTAGTGTTGCTCCACCTTGCCCATGAGGTCGTAGGTCTCGACCGGCAGGCGACCGGTGTCGAGCGAGAAAATCTCGATCGGCAGCGAGTGCTTGAGAATCAGGTCGGTCACGACCATGTCCTCGGCGCCCAGGCTGTTGGCAAAGGTGATCGCGCCTTCGGCGCCGAACTCGGCCACGGCGTCACGCAGCTGCTTGAGTACGGCTTCACTCTTGGCGGCCACGCGCGCCAGCAGTTCGGGCGTCAGCTCCGGGTGGATGGCCGGGTTGTTCAGGGCCTGACGAATCGGGATGGCGGATACGGCGCTCATGCGGCAACCCTCCTTTGGCGGCGGAACAGAGGACTCTGCACCGTGACGGACGTCTGGTACGGCTCACTGAAATCCTTCACGTTGCGCAGGGCGTCTTCGAGCTGAGCGTCGCTGTACCTGCCCTCGGCCGGCTGCAGGGCATCGAAGCCGCAGCGGGTGAGGTAGTCGAACTGGTCGCGCAGCACATCACCAATGGCGCGCAGCTCGCCGGTGTGACCGTGGCGGGTGCGCAGCAAGGTGGCGATGGAGTAGCCACGGCCGTCGGCGAATTTCGGGAAATGCACGGCCACCAGCGGCAGCTGGGCGAGATAGGGCGCCACATCCGCGGGTTCGTCGTCACCGGCCAGCCACACGGCAACGTCGCGACGCGACTGCAGGGCGGTTTGCGCCAGGTAAACCGACAGGGGCACGATCCACTGACCTTCGGCGACTTCAACGCTATCGGCGTTCTGGTCTTCGGTCAGGGTCAGCACTTGCCATGCGTCTTCGACGATGGCCTGGGTCTTGATCAGCTTAGCCATTGACGACCTTCCTTTCATTCTGCTGTTCGCCATACACACGAGCCTTGAACGGGTCCTGACCGACGCGGTGCACCGTGTCGATGAAGCGCTCGCCCTCGTGGCGGTTATCGATATAGGTGGCGACGAGTTTTTCAATCACGTCGGGCACGTCGGCGGCGGCAAACGAGCGGCCGATGACCTTGCCGATGCCGGCCTCGTTGCCCTGACGGCCACCGATGGTGATCTGGTACCACTCTTCGCCGTTCTTATCGACGCCGAGAATGCCGATATGGCCCACGTGGTGGTGGCCACAGGCGTTCATGCAGCCGGAGATGTTGAGCTCCAGCTCGCCGATGTCGTGCAGGTAGTCCAGATCGTCGAAGCGTTGTTGCACGGCCTCGGCGATGGGGATGGACTTGGCGTTGGCGAGGTTGCAGAAGTCGCCGCCCGGACAGCAGATCATGTCGGTGAGCAGGCCGAAGTTCGGCGTGGCCAGACCATGGGCGCGCAGCTCTTCCCAGAGGGCGAACAGATTGGACTGCTTCACATCCGCCAGCACCAGGTTCTGCTCGTGGGTGGAGCGCACTTCACCGAAGCTGTAGCGGTCGGCCCAGTCGGCCACCAGATCCAGCTGGGCGTCGGTGATGTCACCCGGCGGCACGCCGGTCTTCTTGAGCGAGATGACCGCAGAGGCATAGCCCGGACGCTTGTGGCCGCGCACGTTGCGCTCGACCCACTTGGCGAACGGAACGCTCTCGGCCTGCTTGGCGATGAAGCCCTCGTCGATGGCCGGCAGGTTTTCGTAGTCCGGATCGACAAAACAGGCGGCGACGCGATCGACTTCTTCCTGTGTCAGCGTGGCCGGGCCATCTTTGAGATGCACCCACTCGGCCTCGACTTGCTCACGGAAGGCGTCGATCCCCAGCGCTTGCACCAGAATCTTGATGCGCGCCTTGTACTTGTTGTCGCGACGGCCAAAGCGGTTGTAGACCCGCAGGATGGCCTCCAGATAGGTGAGCAGGTGCTGCCAGGGGATGAAATCGGTGATTTCCTTGCCTACCATCGGGGTGCGACCCAGACCGCCACCGACGAAAACGCGGAAGCCTAGTTCGCCGGTCTCGTTCTGGCGTACTTCCAGACCGATGTCGTGGCAGCGGATGATCGCGCGATCTTCCTTCGCCCCATTGACGGCCATCTTGAACTTGCGCGGCAGGTAGGCGAATTCCGGGTGGAAGGTGCTCCACTGGCGGATCAGCTCGCACCACGGGCGCGGATCGATCAGCTCGTCGGCGGCGACGCCGGCAAACGGGTCCGAGGTGGTGTTGCGGATACAGTTGCCCGAGGTCTGGATGGCGTGCATCTGCACGCTGGCCAGATCGGCCAGGATTTTCGGCGTGTCTTCGATCTTCGGCCAGTTGAACTGAATGTTCTGACGCGTGGAGAAGTGGCCGTAGCCCTTGTCGTAGGTACGTGCGATGTGCGCGAACATGCGCACCTGATCTGAACGCAGGTTGCCGTAGGGAATGGCGACGCGCAGCATCGGCGCCTGCTTCTGCACGTACAGGCCGTTCTGCAGACGCAGCGGGAGGTATTCCTCCTCGGTCAGTTCGCCGGCGAGGTAGCGCCGGGTCTGGTCCGCGTACTGTTTGACGCGTTCGTCGACCAGTTGTTGATCGTAATCGTCGTAGCGATACATGACAGTTCTCTCAATGGGTTATCAGTTTTGCGCCCACCAGCACCAGGGTGGTGGCCAGAATCGGGCGCAGTACGCGGTCGGGCACGCGGGTAGACACATGGCTACCCAGCCAGATGCCCGGCAGGGAGCCGATGAGCAGGCTACCCAGCAGCAGCCAGTCCACCGTGCCAAGGGCCATGTGGCCAAGGCCGGCGACGGCCGTCAGCGGCACGGCATGCGCGATGTCGGAGCCCACGATGCGTACGGTCGGCAGGCCCGGGTACAGGAAAAACAGTGCTG
Coding sequences within:
- a CDS encoding sulfate adenylyltransferase subunit 1; this translates as MSALEHLPDTDNGLLRFLTCGSVDDGKSTLIGRLLFDSKTILADTMNAIEKTSAKRGLTAVDLSLLTDGLQAEREQGITIDVAYRYFTTGTRKYIIADAPGHEQYTRNMVTAASTANLAIILVDARKGMLTQTRRHSTLAKMVGIPHLVVAINKMDLVDYDQATFESIRNDYLAFAEKVGIKDVRFIPMSALNGDMVVERGDRMGWYEGPTMMQILESAPAAHTEKPEDFRFPVQYVCRPRDSANPELHDYRGFMGRVESGEIAVGDAVTTLPSGQSSRVKAIEIGGQRIDKAIHEQSVTLLFEDEIDTSRGDMIVKSAEAPAALKQIDADVCWLSETALSPARTYLLRHTTREVKAKVARIEYRLDVNTLDTGDAATLEMNDIARVSLKLAQPIFADPYQRNRATGAFIIIDESTNNTVGAGMIA
- the cysD gene encoding sulfate adenylyltransferase subunit CysD, with protein sequence MSTLTQQTLSHLDWLEAEAIHIMREVAGQCANPVLLFSGGKDSVCMLRIAEKAFRPGRFPFPLMHIDTGHNYPEVIAFRDKRAEELGERLIVRSLEDSMARGTIVLKHENESRNKHQSVTLLEAIEEFGFDCCIGGARRDEEKARAKERIMSFRDEFGQWDPKNQRPELWNLYNARTHQGENIRAFPISNWTELDVWQYIEREQLELPSIYFAHTRPVVRKGDLLMPVTDLTPAAPEDTVEDVMVRFRTVGDISCTAPVASDADSIEKILAETATTTITERGATRMDDQTSEASMEQRKKEGYF
- a CDS encoding phosphoadenylyl-sulfate reductase; amino-acid sequence: MSAVSAIPIRQALNNPAIHPELTPELLARVAAKSEAVLKQLRDAVAEFGAEGAITFANSLGAEDMVVTDLILKHSLPIEIFSLDTGRLPVETYDLMGKVEQHYDTRLKVFFPDAAAVEAYVRNEGINAFYDSVELRKSCCAIRKIEPLKRALSGKKAWITGLRAAQSPTRTGLPTREFDAGNGLEKLNPLSDWSEAEVWAYIRSKDVPYSALHEQFYPSIGCAPCTRAVAVGEDIRAGRWWWEDPASKECGLHVKKS
- a CDS encoding DUF934 domain-containing protein, coding for MAKLIKTQAIVEDAWQVLTLTEDQNADSVEVAEGQWIVPLSVYLAQTALQSRRDVAVWLAGDDEPADVAPYLAQLPLVAVHFPKFADGRGYSIATLLRTRHGHTGELRAIGDVLRDQFDYLTRCGFDALQPAEGRYSDAQLEDALRNVKDFSEPYQTSVTVQSPLFRRQRRVAA
- a CDS encoding nitrite/sulfite reductase — translated: MYRYDDYDQQLVDERVKQYADQTRRYLAGELTEEEYLPLRLQNGLYVQKQAPMLRVAIPYGNLRSDQVRMFAHIARTYDKGYGHFSTRQNIQFNWPKIEDTPKILADLASVQMHAIQTSGNCIRNTTSDPFAGVAADELIDPRPWCELIRQWSTFHPEFAYLPRKFKMAVNGAKEDRAIIRCHDIGLEVRQNETGELGFRVFVGGGLGRTPMVGKEITDFIPWQHLLTYLEAILRVYNRFGRRDNKYKARIKILVQALGIDAFREQVEAEWVHLKDGPATLTQEEVDRVAACFVDPDYENLPAIDEGFIAKQAESVPFAKWVERNVRGHKRPGYASAVISLKKTGVPPGDITDAQLDLVADWADRYSFGEVRSTHEQNLVLADVKQSNLFALWEELRAHGLATPNFGLLTDMICCPGGDFCNLANAKSIPIAEAVQQRFDDLDYLHDIGELELNISGCMNACGHHHVGHIGILGVDKNGEEWYQITIGGRQGNEAGIGKVIGRSFAAADVPDVIEKLVATYIDNRHEGERFIDTVHRVGQDPFKARVYGEQQNERKVVNG